In a genomic window of Pseudomonas oryzihabitans:
- the fmdA gene encoding formamidase has product MTDTLIKVDLTQAATENENVHNRWHPDIPMACWVKPGDDFILETYDWTGGAIKNDDDASDVRDVDLSTVHYLSGPVGVQGAEPGDLLVVDLLDIGAKADSLWGFNGFFSKQNGGGFLTDYFPSAQKSIWDFEGMFTKSRHIPGVRFAGLIHPGLIGCLPDPKLLANWNAREQELIDSNPTRVPPLANPPFAATAHLGKLTGAARDAAAATGARTVPPREHGGNCDIKDLSRGSKIFFPVYVEGAGLSVGDLHFSQGDGEITFCGAIEMAGWVHMKVELIKGGMAKYGIKNPIFKPSPIVPTYNNFLIFEGISVDDAGKQHYLDVNLAYQQACLNAIEYLKKFGYSGAQGYSLLGSAPVQGHISGVVDIPNACATLWLPTDIFEFDINPSAAGPTRYLDGSIDMPIAYDK; this is encoded by the coding sequence ATGACCGACACCCTGATCAAGGTCGACCTCACCCAGGCCGCCACCGAGAACGAGAACGTCCACAACCGCTGGCACCCCGACATCCCCATGGCCTGCTGGGTCAAGCCGGGTGACGACTTCATCCTGGAAACCTACGACTGGACCGGTGGCGCCATCAAGAACGACGACGACGCCAGCGACGTGCGCGATGTCGACCTCTCCACCGTGCACTACCTGTCCGGTCCGGTGGGAGTGCAGGGTGCCGAGCCGGGCGATCTGCTGGTGGTCGATCTGCTCGACATCGGCGCCAAGGCCGATTCGCTGTGGGGCTTCAACGGCTTCTTCTCCAAGCAGAATGGTGGCGGCTTCCTCACCGATTACTTCCCCTCGGCGCAGAAGTCCATCTGGGACTTCGAGGGCATGTTCACCAAGAGCCGGCACATCCCGGGCGTGCGCTTCGCTGGGCTGATCCACCCCGGCCTGATCGGCTGCCTGCCGGACCCCAAGCTGCTGGCCAACTGGAACGCCCGCGAGCAGGAATTGATCGACAGCAATCCGACCCGGGTACCGCCGCTGGCCAACCCGCCGTTCGCCGCCACCGCGCACCTGGGCAAGCTCACCGGCGCTGCCCGTGATGCCGCCGCCGCGACCGGCGCACGCACGGTGCCGCCGCGCGAGCACGGTGGCAACTGCGATATCAAGGACCTCTCGCGGGGTTCGAAGATCTTCTTCCCGGTCTACGTCGAGGGCGCCGGGCTCTCGGTGGGCGACCTGCACTTCAGCCAGGGCGATGGCGAGATCACCTTCTGCGGCGCCATCGAGATGGCCGGCTGGGTGCACATGAAGGTCGAGCTGATCAAGGGCGGCATGGCCAAGTACGGCATCAAGAATCCCATCTTCAAGCCCAGCCCCATCGTGCCCACCTACAACAACTTCCTGATCTTCGAAGGCATCTCGGTGGACGATGCCGGCAAGCAGCACTACCTGGACGTCAACCTGGCCTATCAGCAGGCCTGCCTCAACGCCATCGAGTACCTGAAGAAATTCGGCTACAGCGGCGCCCAGGGCTATTCGCTACTGGGCTCGGCGCCGGTGCAGGGGCATATCAGCGGGGTGGTCGACATCCCCAACGCCTGCGCCACCCTCTGGCTGCCGACGGACATCTTCGAATTCGACATCAATCCCAGCGCCGCCGGCCCGACCCGCTACCTGGACGGCAGCATCGACATGCCCATCGCCTACGACAAGTAG
- a CDS encoding ABC transporter substrate-binding protein: MSDDANRSTPIARLAGLTLALACALGGSGLAAAQEKTLRIAMTAGDIPRTLGQPDQGYEGNRFTGITLYDGLTQWDLSAADKPSVLIPDLAESWAVDPNDHTKWIFKLRQGVTFHDGSPFDAKAVVWNVDKVLNKAAPQYDPSQIGVTASRMPTLRSARVIDPYTVELTTSEPDSFLPYNLTNLFMASPTHWQAKFDAVPAAVTDPAQRAQQAWTAFAADASGTGPFKMAKFVPRERLELAANPAYWDPKRRPHIDHVVLLPLPEASARTAALLSGQVDWIEAPAPDALDAIKARGYKIYSNLQPHLWPWQFSLLPQSPFHDKRVRQAANLCVNRDELKTLLSGQMEPATGVVEPGDPWRGSPSFQVRYDVAAAQKLMAEAGYSADHPAKIKVQTSASGSGQMQPLPMNEYIQENLKQCFFDVQFDVLEWNTLYSSWRLGAKDPAAHGADATNVSAATMDPFFAMVRFVSSKALPPVSNNWGYYTNEQTDQLIAKARTAFDEQARNQALGMLHANIVDEAPFLFVAHDVGPRALSPKIGHVVQPRSWFIDIATMTMD, from the coding sequence ATGAGCGATGACGCCAACCGTTCCACGCCGATTGCCCGGCTTGCCGGTCTGACCCTCGCCCTGGCCTGCGCCCTGGGTGGCAGCGGCCTGGCTGCGGCGCAGGAGAAGACCCTGCGCATCGCCATGACCGCCGGGGACATCCCCCGTACCCTGGGCCAGCCGGACCAGGGCTACGAGGGCAATCGCTTCACCGGTATCACCCTCTACGACGGCCTGACCCAGTGGGACCTCAGCGCGGCGGACAAGCCCAGCGTGCTCATTCCCGACCTGGCGGAGTCCTGGGCGGTCGACCCGAACGACCACACCAAGTGGATCTTCAAGCTGCGCCAGGGTGTGACCTTCCACGATGGCTCGCCTTTCGATGCCAAGGCGGTGGTCTGGAACGTCGACAAGGTGCTGAACAAGGCGGCGCCGCAATACGATCCCTCGCAGATCGGCGTCACGGCCTCGCGCATGCCGACTCTGAGGTCCGCCCGGGTGATCGACCCCTATACCGTCGAGCTCACTACCTCCGAACCGGACTCCTTCTTGCCCTACAACCTCACCAACCTGTTCATGGCCTCGCCGACCCACTGGCAGGCCAAGTTCGACGCCGTACCGGCCGCCGTGACCGATCCGGCGCAACGCGCCCAGCAGGCCTGGACGGCCTTCGCCGCCGACGCCTCCGGCACGGGTCCGTTCAAGATGGCCAAGTTCGTCCCGCGCGAGCGCCTGGAGCTGGCGGCCAACCCCGCCTACTGGGACCCCAAGCGCCGCCCGCACATCGATCACGTGGTGCTACTGCCCCTGCCCGAAGCCAGTGCCCGCACCGCCGCCCTGCTGTCCGGCCAGGTGGACTGGATCGAAGCACCCGCGCCGGATGCCCTCGATGCGATCAAAGCGCGTGGCTACAAGATCTATTCCAACCTGCAGCCGCATCTCTGGCCCTGGCAGTTCTCCCTGCTGCCGCAATCGCCGTTCCATGACAAGCGCGTGCGCCAGGCGGCGAACCTCTGCGTGAATCGCGACGAACTCAAGACCCTGCTCAGCGGGCAGATGGAGCCGGCGACCGGGGTGGTGGAGCCGGGCGACCCCTGGCGCGGTTCGCCCAGCTTCCAGGTTCGCTACGACGTGGCCGCGGCACAGAAGCTGATGGCCGAGGCCGGCTATTCCGCCGACCACCCGGCCAAGATCAAGGTGCAAACCTCAGCCTCGGGCTCCGGCCAGATGCAGCCGCTGCCGATGAACGAGTACATCCAGGAAAACCTCAAGCAGTGCTTCTTCGACGTGCAGTTCGACGTCCTGGAATGGAACACCCTCTATTCGAGCTGGCGCCTCGGTGCCAAGGACCCGGCGGCGCACGGCGCGGACGCGACCAACGTCAGCGCGGCGACCATGGATCCCTTCTTCGCCATGGTGCGCTTCGTCAGCAGCAAGGCCTTGCCGCCGGTCTCCAACAACTGGGGCTACTACACCAACGAGCAGACCGACCAACTCATCGCCAAGGCACGCACGGCCTTCGATGAACAGGCGCGCAACCAGGCCCTGGGCATGCTGCACGCCAACATCGTCGACGAGGCGCCCTTCCTCTTCGTCGCCCATGACGTCGGCCCGCGCGCCCTCTCGCCGAAGATCGGGCACGTGGTGCAACCCCGCAGCTGGTTCATCGACATCGCCACCATGACCATGGACTGA
- a CDS encoding Zn-dependent hydrolase: MTLQINSDRLWQSLMHLAEIGGTAKGGVCRLALTDLDRQGRDLFVTWCREAGLGVRVDAIGNIFARREGSDPSRRAIAMGSHIDTQPTGGKFDGNFGVLAGLEVLRTLDDAGIRTAAPLEVVAWTNEEGSRFVPVMMGSGVFSGAFGLDEVLPQQDIDGLTVGGELARIGYAGSQAPGEVPNGMFDAYFEAHIEQGPVLEAHDLTIGVVPGALGQRWYDVVVTGMEAHAGPTPMNQRHDALLAAAQLVQRINQIALDHAPHARATVGFIQVSPNSRNTIPGTVKFSVDLRALDDAVLSAMDQALRDSCAALMASDARLDVAVEQVVYFKPCHFDADCIGLVRSAADTLGLASMDVVSGAGHDAVYLAAVAPSAMIFVPCKDGISHNELEDAQQEHLAAGANVLLHAVLARAS; this comes from the coding sequence ATGACCCTGCAGATCAACTCCGACCGCCTCTGGCAATCCCTGATGCACCTCGCCGAGATCGGCGGCACCGCCAAGGGTGGCGTCTGCCGCCTGGCGCTGACCGACCTGGACCGCCAAGGGCGTGACCTCTTCGTGACCTGGTGCCGGGAAGCCGGGCTGGGCGTACGGGTGGACGCCATCGGCAACATCTTCGCCCGCCGTGAAGGCAGCGACCCCAGTCGCCGGGCCATCGCCATGGGCAGCCATATCGATACCCAGCCCACCGGCGGCAAGTTCGATGGCAACTTCGGCGTCCTCGCCGGCCTGGAGGTGCTGCGCACCCTCGACGACGCCGGCATCCGCACCGCCGCGCCCCTGGAGGTGGTGGCCTGGACCAACGAGGAAGGCTCGCGCTTCGTCCCGGTCATGATGGGCTCCGGCGTGTTCAGTGGTGCCTTCGGCCTGGACGAGGTGTTGCCGCAACAGGACATCGACGGCCTGACCGTGGGCGGTGAACTGGCGCGCATCGGCTACGCCGGCAGCCAGGCGCCCGGCGAGGTGCCCAACGGGATGTTCGACGCCTATTTCGAAGCCCATATCGAACAGGGACCGGTCCTCGAAGCCCATGACCTGACCATCGGCGTGGTCCCCGGCGCCCTCGGCCAGCGCTGGTACGACGTGGTCGTCACCGGCATGGAGGCCCATGCCGGTCCCACGCCCATGAACCAGCGCCACGATGCACTGCTGGCCGCCGCCCAGCTGGTACAGCGGATCAACCAGATCGCCCTCGACCACGCCCCCCATGCGCGGGCCACGGTCGGCTTCATACAGGTGTCGCCCAACTCGCGCAACACCATCCCCGGTACGGTCAAGTTCTCCGTCGACCTGCGCGCCCTCGACGACGCCGTGCTGTCCGCCATGGACCAGGCGCTACGAGACAGCTGCGCGGCGCTGATGGCCAGCGATGCGCGGCTGGATGTCGCCGTGGAACAGGTCGTCTACTTCAAGCCCTGTCACTTCGATGCCGACTGCATCGGGCTGGTGCGCAGCGCGGCGGACACCCTGGGGCTGGCCAGCATGGATGTGGTCAGCGGCGCCGGCCACGACGCCGTCTACCTGGCCGCGGTGGCACCCAGCGCCATGATCTTCGTGCCCTGCAAGGACGGCATCAGCCACAACGAGCTGGAGGATGCCCAGCAGGAGCACCTGGCCGCAGGCGCCAATGTGTTGCTGCATGCGGTGCTGGCCCGGGCGTCCTGA
- a CDS encoding ABC transporter ATP-binding protein: MSPSPLPAPLDPRDVGGPAQPLLIVRDLKKHFPLKKTGFSLRRERLAVRAVDGVSFTLLKGETLGVVGESGCGKSTTARLLMQLTRQDSGELVFDGQTVGEVLPLRDYRRQTQMVFQDSYASLNPRMTIEDSIAFGPSVHGVSRTESLTRAHDLLARVGLEPSRFAGRYPHELSGGQRQRVNIARALALEPRLIILDESVSALDKSVEAQVLNLLADLKEALGLTYVFISHDLNVVRYVSDRVLVMYLGEVVEVGEADALFERPLHPYTRALLRSMPSTDPLHRTKEAPLAGDPPNPIAPPSACRFHTRCEFAQAVCAQRAPRFAEAEPGRSVACLRYEPDSGYVLSPNPSPEASHV; the protein is encoded by the coding sequence ATGAGCCCGTCGCCCCTGCCAGCCCCGCTTGACCCGCGCGACGTCGGCGGTCCCGCCCAGCCGCTGCTGATCGTGCGCGACCTGAAGAAGCACTTTCCCTTGAAGAAGACCGGTTTCAGCCTGCGCCGGGAGCGCCTGGCAGTGCGCGCGGTGGACGGCGTGAGCTTCACCCTGCTCAAGGGCGAGACTCTGGGCGTGGTGGGCGAATCCGGCTGTGGCAAATCCACCACCGCCCGGCTGCTGATGCAACTCACCCGCCAGGACAGCGGCGAGCTGGTATTCGATGGCCAGACCGTCGGCGAGGTGTTGCCGCTACGCGACTATCGCCGGCAGACCCAGATGGTCTTCCAGGACAGCTACGCCTCGCTCAATCCGCGCATGACCATCGAGGATTCCATCGCCTTCGGCCCGAGCGTGCATGGCGTCTCCCGCACCGAGTCCCTGACCCGCGCCCATGACCTGCTGGCGCGGGTCGGGCTGGAGCCGAGTCGCTTCGCCGGGCGCTATCCCCACGAGCTGTCCGGTGGCCAGCGGCAGCGCGTCAACATCGCCCGGGCGCTGGCGCTGGAGCCGCGGCTGATCATCCTCGACGAATCCGTCTCCGCGCTCGACAAGTCGGTGGAGGCCCAGGTGCTGAACCTGCTGGCAGATTTGAAAGAGGCGCTGGGGCTGACCTATGTCTTCATCAGCCATGACCTCAATGTGGTGCGCTACGTCTCCGACCGGGTGCTGGTGATGTACCTCGGCGAGGTGGTCGAGGTGGGCGAGGCCGATGCCCTGTTCGAGCGCCCCCTGCACCCCTATACCCGGGCGCTGCTGCGCTCCATGCCCAGTACCGATCCCCTGCACCGTACCAAGGAAGCCCCGCTGGCGGGCGATCCGCCGAATCCCATAGCGCCCCCGTCCGCCTGCCGTTTCCATACCCGCTGCGAGTTCGCGCAAGCCGTCTGCGCCCAACGCGCACCGCGCTTCGCCGAGGCCGAGCCGGGTCGTAGCGTGGCCTGCCTGCGCTACGAGCCCGACTCCGGCTACGTGCTGTCCCCCAACCCGTCCCCGGAGGCGAGCCATGTCTGA
- a CDS encoding ABC transporter permease yields MTAAIQTSLTPAAPGVARSRSHLANVLHRLVRNPLAMVSASIILLLLLMAVFAPWIMPHDPFATSMLKRLKPIGTPGLPLGGDELGRDLLSRLILGARLSLFMGIAPVILAFVLGGTLGIVAGYAGGWLNTVIMRCIDVLYAFPSVLLAIALSGALGAGITNALVSLTIVFVPQIARIAESVTTAVRRSDYVDAARASGASALLIVRKHVLGNVIGPIFVYATSLISVSMILASGLSFLGLGVKPPEPEWGLMLNTLRTAIYSQPWVAALPGLLIFITSVSFNMLADGLRSAMEVKQ; encoded by the coding sequence ATGACCGCCGCCATCCAGACGTCCCTCACCCCCGCCGCGCCCGGTGTCGCGCGCTCGCGCAGCCACCTCGCCAACGTGCTGCACCGCCTGGTGCGCAACCCGCTGGCGATGGTCTCGGCCAGTATCATCCTGCTGCTGCTCCTCATGGCGGTGTTCGCGCCCTGGATCATGCCCCACGATCCCTTCGCCACCTCGATGCTCAAGCGGCTGAAGCCCATCGGCACGCCGGGGCTGCCGCTGGGCGGCGACGAACTCGGGCGGGACCTGCTCTCGCGGCTGATCCTCGGCGCCCGCTTGTCGCTGTTCATGGGCATCGCCCCGGTGATCCTGGCCTTCGTCCTCGGCGGCACCCTCGGCATCGTCGCCGGCTACGCCGGTGGCTGGCTGAACACGGTCATCATGCGCTGCATCGACGTGCTCTACGCCTTCCCCTCGGTGCTGCTGGCCATCGCCCTGTCCGGGGCCCTGGGGGCGGGTATCACCAATGCCCTGGTGTCCCTGACCATCGTCTTCGTGCCGCAGATCGCCCGCATCGCCGAAAGCGTGACCACCGCGGTGCGGCGCAGCGACTACGTGGACGCGGCACGGGCCAGTGGCGCCTCGGCCCTGCTGATCGTGCGCAAGCACGTGCTGGGCAACGTCATAGGGCCCATCTTCGTCTATGCCACCAGCCTGATCTCGGTGTCGATGATCCTGGCCTCGGGGCTGTCGTTCCTCGGCCTCGGCGTCAAGCCGCCCGAGCCCGAATGGGGGCTGATGCTCAATACCCTGCGCACCGCCATCTACAGCCAGCCCTGGGTCGCCGCCCTGCCCGGCCTGCTGATCTTCATCACCTCGGTATCCTTCAACATGCTGGCCGACGGCCTGCGTTCGGCCATGGAGGTCAAGCAATGA
- a CDS encoding ABC transporter permease — protein MLGYLLRRLLYALPIMLGVAFLCFMLVHIAPGDPLVSILPADASAELQRQMMRVYGFDRPLPEQFLRWVWRALHGDLGTSIATSRPVTGEVLKAVGNTLMIAVLASLIGFSLGSLFGFVAGYFRNSWADRLASLVSVIGVSLPNYWLGMVLVIVFSAQLMWLPATGAGPGGSSDWRWDWAHVQYLILPAVTMSFIPMGIVARTVRALVADTLAQEFVIGLRARGLSEGGVLRHVVKNCAPTALAVVGLQLGYLLGGSILIETVFAWPGTGFLLNQAIFQRDLPLLQGSILILALFFVLLNLLVDVLQTVLDPRIERG, from the coding sequence ATGCTCGGCTATCTGCTTCGCCGTCTGCTCTATGCGCTACCCATCATGCTCGGGGTGGCCTTCCTCTGTTTCATGCTGGTGCACATAGCGCCAGGCGATCCGCTGGTGTCCATCCTGCCCGCCGATGCCTCGGCCGAACTGCAGCGGCAGATGATGAGGGTCTACGGCTTCGATCGACCGCTGCCCGAGCAATTCCTGCGCTGGGTGTGGCGGGCCCTGCACGGCGATCTGGGTACCTCCATCGCCACCAGCCGGCCGGTGACCGGCGAGGTGCTCAAGGCGGTCGGCAATACCCTGATGATCGCCGTCCTCGCCAGCCTGATCGGCTTCAGCCTGGGCTCGCTGTTCGGCTTCGTCGCCGGCTACTTCCGCAACTCCTGGGCCGACCGCTTGGCCTCGCTGGTGTCGGTCATCGGCGTGAGCCTGCCCAACTACTGGCTGGGCATGGTGCTGGTCATCGTCTTTTCCGCCCAGCTGATGTGGCTGCCGGCCACCGGCGCCGGACCGGGCGGTTCCAGCGACTGGCGTTGGGACTGGGCTCACGTCCAGTACCTGATCCTGCCGGCGGTGACCATGTCCTTCATTCCCATGGGCATCGTCGCCCGTACCGTACGGGCGTTGGTGGCGGACACCCTGGCACAGGAATTCGTCATCGGCCTGCGCGCCCGCGGCCTGAGCGAAGGCGGGGTGCTGCGCCACGTGGTGAAGAACTGCGCGCCCACCGCCCTGGCGGTGGTGGGGCTGCAATTGGGTTACCTGCTCGGCGGCTCGATCCTGATCGAGACGGTATTCGCCTGGCCCGGCACCGGTTTCCTGCTCAACCAGGCGATCTTCCAACGCGACCTGCCGCTGCTGCAGGGCTCGATCCTGATCCTGGCGCTGTTCTTCGTGCTGCTGAACCTGCTGGTCGACGTCCTCCAGACCGTCCTCGACCCCCGTATCGAACGAGGCTGA
- a CDS encoding FmdB family zinc ribbon protein, whose protein sequence is MPIYEYDCPHCGDFTLLRPMAQRDDPCNCPACATPSPRVILSAPGLATLAGGQRRAHETNERARHAPQSLEEYKARRSHAAGCSCCAPSKPVARSKANPHGLKTSPSTRPWMISH, encoded by the coding sequence ATGCCGATCTACGAATACGACTGCCCGCACTGCGGTGACTTCACCCTGCTGCGACCCATGGCCCAGCGCGACGATCCCTGCAACTGTCCCGCCTGCGCGACGCCCAGCCCGCGAGTGATCCTCAGCGCGCCGGGTCTCGCGACCCTGGCGGGCGGCCAGCGCCGTGCCCATGAGACCAACGAGCGGGCGCGCCACGCGCCCCAGTCGCTGGAGGAATACAAGGCCAGGCGCAGCCATGCTGCCGGCTGCAGCTGCTGTGCGCCGAGCAAGCCGGTGGCGCGCAGCAAGGCCAATCCCCATGGGCTGAAGACCAGTCCGTCGACCCGGCCCTGGATGATCAGTCACTGA
- a CDS encoding amidase — translation MNAQAHCYLPYPDSPVPHADSGPLGGLSFAVKDLFDVAGYPTGCGNPHKLAASGLKSSHAPVVRQLLEAGARFTGKVITDELAFSMTGKNAHFGTPRNGAAPLRIPGGSSSGSAAAVSNGLCDFALGTDTGGSVRAPASHCGLIGLRPTHGRISLDGCMPLAHSFDTCGWFARDLNTFARVGDVLLGADPSPLPALPRLLLATDLLALVTPSVRETTRALLDELELLPTPVKGAVLPLDELYWAFRHIQGREVWENQGDFLSRHPVQLGPGVKERVAWAQTLDDSQVASARQTAGDFAERFQALLGRDGVLLLPTMPDVAPLLSTSDEALEDYRNLSIRLLCLSVLSGCPQLSLPLLQVEGAPLGLSLIGPRGSDLSLIALARRLTGQRLP, via the coding sequence ATGAACGCCCAAGCCCACTGCTACCTGCCCTATCCCGACAGTCCCGTACCCCACGCGGACAGCGGCCCTCTCGGCGGCTTGAGTTTCGCCGTCAAGGATCTCTTCGACGTCGCCGGCTATCCCACCGGCTGCGGCAATCCGCACAAGCTGGCCGCGTCCGGACTCAAGTCCAGCCATGCCCCGGTCGTCCGGCAGTTGCTGGAGGCCGGCGCCCGCTTCACCGGCAAGGTCATCACCGATGAACTGGCCTTTTCCATGACCGGCAAGAACGCCCACTTCGGCACGCCGCGCAATGGCGCCGCGCCCTTGCGGATTCCCGGTGGATCCAGTTCCGGCTCGGCTGCGGCGGTGTCCAACGGTCTGTGCGACTTCGCCCTCGGCACCGACACCGGAGGGTCGGTACGGGCGCCGGCCAGCCATTGTGGGCTGATCGGGCTGCGTCCCACCCACGGCCGCATCAGCCTGGACGGCTGCATGCCGCTGGCCCACAGCTTCGATACCTGCGGTTGGTTCGCCCGCGATTTAAACACCTTCGCCCGGGTCGGCGACGTGCTGCTCGGCGCGGATCCCAGCCCCCTGCCAGCGCTGCCGCGACTGCTGCTGGCGACCGACCTCCTGGCCCTGGTCACCCCCAGCGTCCGCGAGACCACCCGCGCCCTGCTGGACGAGCTCGAATTGCTGCCGACCCCGGTCAAGGGCGCGGTGCTGCCCCTGGACGAGCTCTACTGGGCGTTCCGCCACATCCAGGGCCGCGAGGTCTGGGAGAACCAGGGCGATTTCCTCTCGCGCCATCCGGTCCAGCTCGGTCCGGGCGTGAAGGAGCGTGTGGCCTGGGCCCAGACCCTCGACGATAGCCAGGTCGCGTCCGCCAGGCAGACGGCAGGGGACTTCGCGGAACGCTTCCAGGCGCTGCTCGGCCGGGACGGCGTGCTCCTGCTGCCGACCATGCCCGATGTCGCACCGCTGCTAAGCACCTCGGACGAGGCGCTGGAGGACTACCGCAACCTGTCCATCCGCCTGCTCTGCCTGTCGGTGCTGTCGGGGTGCCCCCAGCTCTCCCTGCCGCTGCTGCAGGTCGAAGGCGCGCCCCTGGGGCTGTCGCTGATCGGCCCGCGTGGCAGCGATCTCTCCCTCATCGCCTTGGCCCGTCGCCTGACCGGCCAGCGTCTGCCCTGA
- a CDS encoding IclR family transcriptional regulator, translated as MSAEDSAPPTNTPLPDPLFNQSLGKGLQVLQTFMAQRTLTLGEIARLTDMNKASAQRAVHTLEVLGYVGRDPSTRRFRLLPKVIELGFNYLAGHPLVRLAHPYLAQLAQASGETASLTEPVDESMVYIAQIMTTQTIPVLTPVGMRIPMYCTSSGRAYLGCLDDAEVRAVLAAAPREARTPSTLTDVEAILTRIQTARHLGYAINCEELFLGDMGIAAPIVDRHGMPAGAVHLSPPTSRWTLEEATQRLAPLVRDCARSISESLAH; from the coding sequence ATGAGTGCAGAAGACTCGGCCCCGCCAACCAATACTCCCCTCCCCGATCCGCTGTTCAACCAATCCCTGGGCAAAGGCTTGCAGGTCCTGCAGACCTTCATGGCGCAGCGCACCCTGACGCTCGGCGAGATCGCGCGGCTGACCGACATGAACAAGGCCTCCGCGCAGCGCGCCGTGCACACCCTCGAAGTTCTGGGCTACGTCGGTCGGGACCCCAGCACCCGGCGCTTTCGGCTGCTGCCGAAGGTCATCGAACTGGGCTTCAACTACCTGGCAGGTCATCCCCTGGTGCGGCTGGCGCATCCCTACCTGGCTCAGCTCGCCCAGGCCTCCGGCGAGACCGCCAGCCTCACCGAGCCGGTCGACGAGAGCATGGTCTACATTGCCCAGATCATGACGACCCAGACCATCCCCGTGCTCACCCCGGTAGGGATGCGCATTCCCATGTACTGCACCAGTTCGGGCCGCGCCTACCTGGGCTGCCTGGACGACGCCGAAGTACGGGCAGTGCTGGCCGCCGCGCCGCGCGAGGCCCGCACCCCGAGCACCCTGACCGATGTCGAGGCCATCCTCACCCGCATCCAGACCGCTCGCCACCTGGGCTACGCCATCAATTGCGAGGAATTGTTCCTCGGCGACATGGGCATCGCCGCCCCCATCGTCGACCGGCACGGCATGCCGGCAGGGGCCGTGCACCTCTCGCCGCCGACCAGTCGTTGGACCCTGGAAGAGGCGACGCAGCGACTCGCGCCCCTGGTACGCGACTGCGCCCGCAGCATTTCCGAGTCCCTCGCGCACTAA
- a CDS encoding ABC transporter ATP-binding protein, translated as MSEALIQLRDLHVEFHPPGKRIQAVNGVSLEVGQGEVLALIGESGSGKSVTLRALMRLHPEKTTRYAGGLQIAGEDVLALSAQALTQLRGKRVAMIFQEPLLALDPVYTLGQQIIEAIRRHEGLSKAEARARALQLFERVRIPSPERRLDAFPHEMSGGMRQRAMIALALACNPQVLLADEPTTALDATVQIQILLLLRELQRELGLSIVFVTHDIGAAAEVADRMAVMYAGRIVEEGPAAVLLTQPRHPYTQALLKSRSEGALQKGKRLDSIGGAPPDLSRLPPGCAFAERCGLAQEHCHQAVPEATPLGHGHRAACWQLAQTAPPSALH; from the coding sequence ATGTCTGAGGCCCTCATCCAGCTGCGTGACCTGCACGTGGAATTCCACCCGCCGGGCAAGCGCATCCAGGCGGTCAACGGCGTGTCCCTGGAGGTCGGCCAGGGCGAGGTGCTGGCACTGATCGGCGAGTCCGGCTCCGGCAAGAGCGTGACGCTGCGCGCCCTGATGCGGCTGCATCCGGAAAAGACCACCCGCTATGCCGGCGGGCTGCAGATCGCCGGGGAAGATGTGCTGGCGCTGTCGGCCCAGGCGCTGACCCAGCTGCGCGGCAAGCGCGTCGCCATGATCTTCCAGGAGCCGCTGCTGGCCCTCGACCCGGTCTACACCCTCGGCCAGCAGATCATCGAGGCCATCCGCCGCCATGAGGGGCTGAGCAAGGCCGAGGCCCGGGCGCGCGCCCTGCAGCTGTTCGAACGGGTGCGTATCCCCAGCCCGGAACGCCGCCTCGACGCCTTCCCCCACGAGATGTCCGGGGGCATGCGCCAGCGCGCCATGATCGCCCTGGCCCTGGCCTGCAATCCCCAGGTGCTGCTGGCCGACGAGCCGACCACGGCGCTGGACGCCACGGTGCAGATCCAGATCCTGCTGTTGCTGCGCGAGCTGCAACGCGAACTCGGCCTGTCCATCGTCTTCGTCACCCACGACATCGGCGCCGCTGCGGAAGTCGCCGACCGCATGGCGGTGATGTACGCCGGGCGCATCGTCGAGGAAGGCCCGGCGGCCGTGCTGCTGACCCAACCCCGCCATCCCTACACCCAGGCGCTGCTGAAGAGCCGTAGCGAAGGCGCCCTGCAAAAAGGCAAGCGCCTGGACAGCATCGGCGGCGCCCCGCCGGACCTGTCCCGCCTGCCGCCCGGCTGTGCCTTCGCCGAGCGCTGCGGCCTGGCCCAGGAACACTGCCACCAGGCGGTGCCGGAGGCGACCCCGCTCGGCCACGGCCACCGCGCGGCCTGCTGGCAACTGGCGCAGACCGCACCGCCTAGCGCCCTTCACTGA